The following proteins come from a genomic window of Nicotiana tomentosiformis chromosome 12, ASM39032v3, whole genome shotgun sequence:
- the LOC104095570 gene encoding putative hydrolase C777.06c yields the protein MTAVENGSAEPQSALIFLGTGCSSAVPNALCLIRPSDPPCSVCSQSLTVPPEQNPNYRCNTSLLIDYFKDNGEHKYILIDVGKTFREQVLRWFTRYKIPQVDSIILTHEHADATLGLDDIRAVQPFSPTNDINPTPVYLTQYSMDSIDQKFPYLVQKKLKEGQEIRRVAQLDWQIIENDCEKPFVASGLEFVPLPVMHGEDYVCLGFLFGRNFRAAYISDVSRFLPTTVSYISKDSGQQLDLLILDTLYKKGSHNVHLCLTQTLEALKMLCPKRALLIGMTHEFDHHKDNEFLVEWSRREGIEVQLAHDGLRVPVDL from the exons ATGACCGCCGTCGAGAACGGCAGTGCGGAGCCGCAATCAGCGTTGATCTTCCTCGGCACCGGTTGTTCCAGCGCCGTTCCCAATGCACTCTGCCTGATCCGGCCCTCCGATCCTCCTTGTTCCGTGTGTTCCCAGTCTCTTACCGTACCGCCTGAACAAAACCCTAATTACAG GTGTAATACATCTCTTCTCATTGATTATTTTAAGGACAATGGTGAGCACAAGTACATATTAATTGATGTCGGGAAGACGTTTAGGGAGCAAGTTCTTCGGTGGTTCACCCGTTATAAAATTCCTCAAGTTGATTCT ATTATTTTGACTCATGAGCATGCTGATGCAACTCTCGGTCTGGATGATATCCGGGCAGTGCAACCATTTAGCCCGACAAATGACATTAATCCTACACCAGTATATCTCACTCAATATTCAATGGATAG CATTGATCAGAAATTCCCTTACTTAGTCCAGAAGAAACTTAAGGAAGGCCAAGAAATTAGACGTGTAGCACAACTTGATTGGCAGATTATTGAAAATGATTGTGAAAAGCCATTTGTTGCATCAGGGCTAGAATTTGTTCCCTTGCCA GTAATGCATGGCGAAGATTATGTGTGCTTGGGGTTTCTTTTTGGTAGAAACTTCAGAGCTGCATATATATCTGATGTTTCACGCTTTCTTCCAACTACAGTGTCCT ACATTTCAAAAGATAGTGGTCAACAATTAGATCTGCTTATTTTGGACACGCTATATAAG AAGGGTTCCCACAATGTTCACCTTTGCCTTACTCAG ACTCTTGAGGCATTAAAGATGCTATGCCCAAAGAGAGCTCTACTAATTGGAATGACACATGAATTTGACCACCACAAAGACAATGAGTTCCTAGTGGAATGGTCTAGAAG AGAAGGTATAGAAGTTCAACTTGCGCATGATGGATTGAGGGTCCCTGTTGACCTATAA